The following proteins are co-located in the Styela clava chromosome 15, kaStyClav1.hap1.2, whole genome shotgun sequence genome:
- the LOC120334162 gene encoding uncharacterized protein LOC120334162, with product MMINEISSTCEYHRPSSADSGISELSEIPRPSPTSDSPLFVSPIRPNKYQLLMQPQQYNNERVGYPYPLAVSTPAPAHLGRGRSNSNQRFHPYGNRNSAATMKPVDEIKQHTATLAKIPEVAGTNKKDTCDVKPPYSYIALITMAIVQSPGKQLTLGEICQFIMKRFSYYQKRFPAWQNSIRHNLSLNDCFIKVPRKSGMTGKGNFWTIDPAAEDMFENGSFLRRRKRFKRTESKVQQAEFNSESQYEQQNPNNENLYEAAKQVYLKPISNQFQNYYPAYRQPTFTSYHVPQYPSPSLQHDSNQYASLQYQRQLAIAHQRYAAMVSQETVSQARTGPMFSAQSHPRRHSTFSIDSIIGTQGTQLVYPTQITPQCNTIVDFSSQNIAFSHHTGIHAYQCL from the coding sequence ATGATGATCAATGAAATATCCTCAACTTGTGAATATCATCGACCTTCCAGTGCGGATAGTGGTATATCAGAACTTTCTGAGATCCCTAGGCCTTCTCCAACGAGTGATTCTCCACTTTTTGTCAGCCCAATACGACCAAACAAGTACCAGCTGCTTATGCAACCCCAACAGTACAACAACGAAAGAGTAGGATACCCATATCCGTTAGCTGTATCAACCCCAGCTCCAGCACACCTTGGAAGAGGCCGAAGCAATTCTAACCAAAGGTTCCATCCGTATGGAAATAGAAACAGTGCGGCAACTATGAAACCCGTAGACGAAATCAAACAACATACTGCAACTCTTGCTAAAATACCAGAAGTCGCAGGCACTAACAAAAAAGACACCTGTGATGTCAAACCTCCGTATTCGTATATTGCATTGATCACTATGGCAATTGTTCAGTCACCAGGAAAACAATTAACTTTGGGAGAAATTTGTCAATTTATTATGAAACGGTTTTCATACTACCAAAAACGTTTTCCTGCTTGGCAAAATTCCATCAGACATAATTTATCGCTGAACGATTGTTTTATCAAAGTTCCCAGAAAATCAGGTATGACTGGGAAAGGAAATTTTTGGACAATTGACCCAGCAGCAGAAGATATGTTTGAAAACGGTTCTTTTTTAAGAAGACGAAAAAGATTCAAACGCACAGAAAGTAAAGTCCAACAAGCTGAATTTAATTCAGAAAGTCAGTATGAACAACAAAATCCAAACAATGAAAACTTATATGAAGCAGCGAAGCAGGTTTACCTGAAGCCAATAtcaaaccaatttcaaaactattATCCGGCGTACCGTCAACCGACTTTCACGTCATACCATGTTCCGCAATATCCTAGTCCTAGTCTACAACACGACAGTAACCAGTATGCTTCTCTGCAATACCAGCGTCAATTGGCAATAGCACATCAACGTTATGCTGCTATGGTGTCACAGGAAACTGTCTCACAAGCCCGCACGGGACCGATGTTTTCCGCACAATCACACCCACGTCGACACAGTACGTTTTCAATCGATTCGATCATTGGAACTCAAGGAACCCAACTAGTATATCCCACACAAATAACCCCACAATGCAACACCATTGTAGATTTTTCAAGTCAAAATATTGCCTTTTCTCATCATACTGGTATACACGCTTACCAATGTCTCTGA